The Bradyrhizobium guangxiense genomic sequence CCTTGAACTGCCACTGGTCGCCCTTGGCGGTGGCGGACGCGGCCGGGAAGCCGTTGATGGTGAGGTCTTCGGTCGACGCCTTCTCGACGCCCTCCATCCAGCCGGAATTGAGATAGTCGCCGAGCGACTGCTCGGCCGGGACGCGCACCACGTCGAAACGCATCGCCTGGGCGCCGCCCTCGCGCACGCCGATCACCGCCTGGGCGGTGTTGTCGAGCGTGAAATTGTCCGGCGCCTGGAAGGTGAAGCCAAGCTTCGGATGCAGGAAACGGCGGCCGCGCACGAAACCTTCGCTGGGGTCCTCGCCGTAAACGAGATTGTCGATCGCGGCGAGATAGCTCTCGCGGTCGCGCTCGGCGCCTTCAGGCGCCGTGTATTGGCGCGCGATATTCTGCGCGTTCTGCACGCGCTCCGGGGTGGCTGGATGCGACGAGGTGAAATCCTGCGCGCGCGGATCGAGCGAGCTCCTGCCGGCCTTGAGCTCGGCATTGCGCTCCATGGTGGAAAGAAAGCGGGCCGCGCCGTAAGGATCGAAATGCGCCTTGGCGGAGATGCCGACGCCGATGCCGTCGGCCTCGAGCTCCTGCTTGCGCGAAAAGCTCGCCATGGTGAGCTTGGTCTTGGCCAGCGCGAGTGCGGTGAGATCGGGATCGTTGCTCATGTCGGTGACGACGCGGGTGACGATCGCGGCCTGGCGCGCCTGGTCCTCGCGCATCGCGGCATGCTTGGACAGCACATGCGCCATCTCGTGGCTGAGCACGGAGGACAATTCCGAGGTGTCGCTGGCGAGCGCAAGCAGGCCGCGCGTGACGTAGAGCTGGCCGTTCGGCAGCGCGAAGGCGTTCACCGCGCCGGAATTGAGGATGGTGACCTTGTAGCCCTGGTCGGGACGGTCCGAAGCCGCGACGAGCCGGTCGACGGTCTTGCTGACGAGCGATTCGAGCCTGGGATCGTCATAAGTGCCGCCATAGCTCGCCAGGATGCGCTCGTGCTCCTTCTCGGTGGCGGGGGGCTGCGCGACGGCCGGCTTCGGCTTGGGCATGGCGACGGCCGGCGGGGCGGTCGCGGTCTGGAACCGGCCCATGTCGCCGCAGCCCGCGAGCGTCGTGCCCAGCACGAGGCACAGCACGGCCGGCGCAGCCCGCAGGCGGCGGCATTCAGTCCGTACGTGCCTCTCTAGCACCCCATTCACGTCGCTTAACCCGTGCCTGGCCCTTGTCAGGGCCGTCCCCCTGTCGGCTCGTTTGCGCCCAGCAACTCGACCTGCCCCACGAGCCGCACCTCGATCCGCGGTCCCGTATTGTCCTCGACCCA encodes the following:
- a CDS encoding M48 family metalloprotease, with the translated sequence MGRFQTATAPPAVAMPKPKPAVAQPPATEKEHERILASYGGTYDDPRLESLVSKTVDRLVAASDRPDQGYKVTILNSGAVNAFALPNGQLYVTRGLLALASDTSELSSVLSHEMAHVLSKHAAMREDQARQAAIVTRVVTDMSNDPDLTALALAKTKLTMASFSRKQELEADGIGVGISAKAHFDPYGAARFLSTMERNAELKAGRSSLDPRAQDFTSSHPATPERVQNAQNIARQYTAPEGAERDRESYLAAIDNLVYGEDPSEGFVRGRRFLHPKLGFTFQAPDNFTLDNTAQAVIGVREGGAQAMRFDVVRVPAEQSLGDYLNSGWMEGVEKASTEDLTINGFPAASATAKGDQWQFKVYALRFGSDVYRFIFATRQKSTESERNARETVNSFRRLTLDEIQAARPLRIKVITVQPGDTVESLSHRMAGVDHPAERFRVLNGLDRTAQVKVRDRVKIVAD